The nucleotide sequence ttccaatcttcctttgtcctgtgtctgtattcttaatcttttctttttattggccagtctgagatgtgacttttttctttttgcaattCTTCCTAGAAGGCCAACATCCCGGAGTtgcttcttcactgttgacgttgagactggtatTTTGTGGGTtctgtttaatgaagctgccaggtgtagacctgtgaggcgtctgtttctcaaactataggcactaatgtatttgtcctcttgcttagttgtgcactggggcctcccacttgTCTTTCTggagtacacagcgttgtatgggatcttcagtttcttggcaattttttgcatggaatagcatttctcagaacaagaatggactcaagtttcagaagaaagttctttggtTTTGTAATCAAACCCAGAATTGCTGAtgttccagatactcaactagtctaaagaaatacttttttattgcttcttttaaTCAGTTTTCAATGATCAATGTTctgggttttctaatgatcaattagccttttaaaattattaacttggattagcaaacacaacatgccattggaacacaggactctgatggttgctgataatgggcctctgtatgcctatgaaTATGTTCTGTATGAAATCTGCTGTTTCTAGCTACaatggtcatttacaacattatcaatgtttacactgtatttctgataaatgtcattttcttttaatggacaaaaaaaaaaacttttcgaAGTGACCCCAgacctttgaacagtagtgtatataaatatgtacaaaCTTTACTGAGGAGGTTAAGAATATGTTACAAGCTCAGAGAGCATTAAGAAACAATGTTCTTTTGTAGGAATTTCAGTTCTTCCTCAGAACATTCCACCCAggtttcaataaaatgtatgtttgaattCTGggaatgtatgttttcttttatactGGTCCTCCATGGGAattaaacccacaaccctgttATATCGAGCATAATAATCTACCAACGGAGCTACACCAAACCGTTATTCCCTTTATGTCAGCACTTTGTATTCTGTGAATCATATTTAAAATCCTCCACCTTACACTGGGCAGTCTATCTTGTCAGGTGGAATTTTAGGTTGTGGGACCCTGAATTTTGATCTTGTTCAAGGGATTTCTTGGTGggatcttaattttttccctttGAAATAGGGTCTATTTAAATAAACTGAATTGAACAAATTTGCATACCTAACAAAAAGCCTGGTATGTTACAGTTCTCCACAACAGTGGACCATAGCTGTGAATCTTAtaataaatcaaaatatttgCAGGAGTATTACCTATGCAAATTAATGTCCATGTGTGCTATTGTATCTGCAGCCTTGGTACCCATGTCTTAACTTACACTCCCTTTTCATTACAGAGATGTCAATGGGCTAAAAGTGTTGGAACAATTGAAAAATGTTAACGTAATCTTTGAATATCATTCTTGGTGTTAGGAAAACTTTCACCACAATTTAAGAATATTGTCAGTCAGGATTttatacatatttggacattgaATAGGTTTTTCTTAATTTCAATACTACTTTCACACAGTTTTAAAAGTAGCCCACATTCAGAAATGACATTGAAAAAACATTGCAATAATTTATGAAATGCAACTTCCTTGTACATGCCAACTTTTACATCCTATCAAATGGCCAAAagaaagtaattggacaaacttggcctacatgaGAAATGATGGTTTTTGGGCTGATTTTGACTCAAAGTCTATCTTTGACTTAGAGTCAATATCTTCCCTTCGTTGAGTTAACAAAGACTTCTATTTTGTACCAGACAATATGTGGTCAtctgtacaaaatatatatttgaaaccAAATTGGATCTTCGAACAGGACTTCAAACAGAATAAAtcaaaaataagaaatggagggttatgaaATGGCTGAGTCAAAGCCCGTAGTAATCCTGTAGAAATGTAAAGCAAGACTTAAACTGTCCGTACATTCTAGAATGCTGTCAAACATTGCATTTAGTAGTTCAAGcgttcttattttttttacatttcttaatggCAGATTTACAACTGTGATATGGAAATTTGCTGAAATgacaccagagagagagaaaaatcagCTAATTGgtcttgtctgtgtgtatgtttttggaCGCCCATAATCAGGTAAATGTAAGTCCTAAACAACTGAGACTCATCCGTCCATGGTAATATTGTTGCTATAGCTCcaaaaagccccccccccccctccccaccaccctCCAATTTGTGAATATGTATTGGCAGTCCGCTTCAATCCTTGGAGGTAGTTCTTAATTTTGCCTGGTATAATACCAAGTTAACTGAAAGAAGGGCGTGGGTACGCCAGTGGTGGGTGACTTTAAATGATGTTATCTTTGTCCGTCAAcaatgttgaaataaaaataatttccaaatatTTCAAACTTCTTAACTACCCTCTGTGATTCCTACAACCGGTGTGAAACAAATAACATACAGCAACTTCCAAATGTGCTGTGTAGGTCTTAGTGGTGTTGTCTGTTTCAGTGGAGGACTGCAGTGTGACCACCATCTCTGCCACTGTGTAGACATGTAACAGTCTGTCCCTGTATATGTGTATAGGTGTGTAGGTATGAAAGAGTTAGtgtattcctgtgtgtgtgtgtgtgtgtgtgtgttttacaatgTGTCCCTGTTTGAGTTTGTGAGTCCCTGTAGTGTGTAACGTGCATTAGTTGCCACACAGTCTGACAGGGTTGTTCCCAATGATGCCCAATTCATACAGGATAGCCAGAGTGGCAAAAATGATGTAGCAGAACAGAGAAACAATCCCCAGCTTCCAGTCCAACTTCCAGCCGTTAATGTGAACGGAAACAAAGAGGAAGACaatggagagaaggagggtTCCGGAGATGTAGACCAGACCAGTGCTGTTGACCTCCACAGGATTCACTGTGTCCACAAACACTGTCTTGATGAACCAGGGAAGACCCAAACACAACATGTCGAAAACGTTTGAGCCCACAATGTTGGACATAGCCATGTCTGCTTTACCTGGAACAGACCAGACAGATTAAAGAGAAAACAACCAATTACATGTCAGCTTTACCTGAGAGGGACAGCACTACAGTATGTCGCAACTATGATAATGGGGACATCTAGTGGAGAATGTTTCCTTCTGAACTCATATGAATTGAGCCCTCAGTGTATACTGAATGTATCATAACCAAACATAAGAAAGGACCAGTGATGAAGCTGTGTTAGTTCTTACCCTCTCTGGCAACCATGACACTGGCAACTGTGTCTGGTATACTGGTCCCTGCAGCCAACAGAGTCAAGCCCATGACTGTGTCTGGAATCCCCAGAGTCTGTCCTGTAATATACAACACAGAAAACAGAGTCAGGCCCATGACTGTGTCTGGAATCCCCAGAGTCTGTCCTGTAATATacaacacagagaacagagTCAGGCCCATGACTGTGTCTGGAATCCCCAGAGTCTGTCTTGTAATGTACAACACAGAGAACAGTCAGGCCCATGACTGTGTCTGGAATCCCCAGAGTCTGTCCTGTAATATacaacacagagaacagagTCAGGCCCATGACTGTCAGGCCCACAACAAATACAAGACACACAGTCAGATATGTCATACAAAACAGTCAGGCCCTTCACAAGCCAGGGTCTCTAATATTAaaacagagaacacagacacaacacaaaacacaggcaGATTTATCACAAGATTTAGGTGAAAAGTGAAAAATGGTTTAGAAACACTGCTTTATAGTTCTCCCAACACTTTCCAATACCTCCCTATCTCACCCTATCTCCTcctatctctccctgtccctccctatATGTCCCTatccctccctatctctccctgtctctccctatctctccctgtccctccctatATGTCCCTatccctccctatctctccctgtccctccctatctctccctgtccctccttctctccctatccctccctatctctccctccatctttccccTGCACCTCCTCAAGGATCCTATGTTGCACTGGTCACGTAGTAAAGTTCAGACAACTGACTAAAACTGAAAGGAAATACACCCAGTGACCCAACTATTCACTCTCTCTTTATGCCCTCTGTTCTCAACCCCACTCTTTCTTCTCCCTTCCTGTTCTCTTCCCTATAAGACcaggtctctcactgtctctcttttctcccaaCCCTCTCCATATCCCTCTTTCTACGATCTCTCCATCATCCCCCTTccccctctacccccccccccctctctctcccctcatgTGAGGTGTTCTGGAGGCTAGAGGATAATAATCCCATTATACTACCATACCCACCAAGATCACATGACCAGTCCTTGACGCTGATGTGAGGTCAGTTCTTTGCATTTTCTACGTAATAGTAAAGCTTGGGATTGAAAGGGTAAACTGATCGTAGATCTGTGCCTAGGGCCTACTCCCAGAAGGAGCTCACATGACACCTCCTGGCTGCCATGCGGTGTGTGAGGTGAAGCATGCGGTAATCcgactgctgtgtgtgtgtgtgtgtgcgctggcATAGTGTCtacatgttgtgtctgtgtgtctgcatacttgtgtgtgtgtgtgtgtgcacgcgctgGCGTAGTGTCTACATGTTGTGTctgcacacgtgtgtgtgtgtgtgtgtgcgtgctagCGTAGTGTTTacatgttgtgtatgtgtgtctgcacacttgtgtgtgtgtgtgcacgtgctgGCGTAGTGTCTACATGTTGTGTCTgcatacttgtgtgtgtttgtgtgtgcgtgctagCGTAGTGTCTACATGTTGTGTCTgcacacttgtgtgtgtgtgtgtgtgcgtgctagCGTAGTGTCTacatgttgtgtatgtgtgtctgcacacttgtttgtgtgtgcgcttgaGTGTGCCTGCCTGCATTTGTGTACCTTAATTTGCACGTGTTtacatataaatgtaaatgcgtgtgtgtgcggtgggtgtgtgtgcatgtgtaaccgtgtgtgtatgtaatccTAGCTCAGGCTGGGACTGTGTCTGGAGACCAGGCAGGCCATTGAAACTCCACTAAGCCTGTGGGACCTAGCTCTCGTCTGGCATCCCAGGAATCAGACAGACCAACTTGTGACTCAACTCTGAAGTTCTCATGGGCTTCTAAACTGCCTCATTCACTTCTAAAATGATTCCCTTAACAGTGACTTCCATAACTCTGAGACTGAGTATGAAAAGGGTCTAATCTAGTGCAGCACATGCCTGACATATGATGCACTGCAGTCAGGATGTTCTGTACAGATTCCAGTACAGATCTGTCTTTGAGCCTACAGTGGAATAGAAAGCCCTGCAGCATCAGGAAAAGTGAATTATTATATGAATTAATACTAAAATCTTTGCAGGTTGATACTTGTTTTCTGAGGAAATAAAACCtcataatatataatatgaatTTTTAAACTTTAAAGTTCTCctacaacaaatcaaatgaacATTCTACACAACATTACATGCAACATACTATAAAACATACTGCAATTTATTTGCTTGAATAATGACACAAGAGTTGTGGAAGCACTAAACCAGAAGTAGgcaaattattatatatatattttttatttgggaAAAAAACACTCCAGGCACCTCTTGAAAGTTTAAACGTTGAGCGGTTATGATGAAGGTACCAAGCAATGATGTTTTATGACCGGTGAACAtcaaaaaagttttgtttggcGGAATGAATTCAGAGCACATGGGCCTAATGTCCCTGTTTCCTACAGTCAGTTGTATGCCACATCTGAAGGCCACTTCCAGGCCAGACTCAATATAAATTCAAAAGCTGGTTAATGTCATGGCTTCTGACAAAGATAAACTGCATGCTGGTAATTATCTTGACAATCAAGTTCTCCAGCCTGGAGTAGAGGAGCCAGACTCACCTACGACCGTGACCATCCAGACCAGCAGGTATGTGAAGGCTGATATCCAGACAGCAGACATGAAGAAGGTGAACAGGAACCACTTCTTCCAGTAACGTCTCCTGCAGTCAGGTATGGTCAGGTACAGAATCACAATGACTGGGAGGGACAGCACCCACAGAATCCTCTTCAGGTCGTTTTCTGGCATCGAGAACACACTCTTGTGATCTGgtaaacacacagagaacacactCTTGTGAtctggtacacacacagagaacacactCTTGTGAtcttgtacacacacagagaacacactCTTGTGATctggtacacaaacacagaacacactcTTGTGacagtcagagacacacacacacacaacctcccaCAGTCTCCATCGCCTCAATGTGTTGTCCACCATCGCCTCAATGTGTCTGTTCCGTGCGCATCTATATGTGTGTATGCGCGTGCCTCTGTTTGTGCATGCATCGGTGTGTGGGCGCTTGTGAGCGTGCGTGTTTGAGAGTGACAGAGTGGGTTACCCTCCGCTATCTCATTGAGGCCGtgcagactgagggagaggCGTGAGTAGCCTGAGTCATCCTGGAAGATTCCACTGTCGCTTCTAGATCGTCTGGGGACTCTCAGAGTGGTGTCCACCAGCGGCTGTGTCTCACTGGGCTCCTCGGAGGCTTTCCCCAGGCAGGTGCAGCAGGGGCTGAACCTCCTCAGAACATACTCGCTGATCCTCAGGTCAAAACATAACACCACGATGTAGACGCCATAGATCAGCAGCAGACACGCTGCATCATACCTGCACCGAGGAGACGAaaggtggagaggaagagagtagacacgaggggaggagagggtgagattgtcagggtggagaggaggagagtagACATGAGGGGAGGCGAagggtagagaggagacaggagccgtgaggggttggggggggggggtgcatgaaggagggagacaggaggagacatgcatgaaggaggggagaggaaacatgagggaagaagggagaggaggagacatgaGGAGAAAATACGTGAGgagaagaaaaaggagagaaggacaCAGGAGTGTAAAAAATGCTACGAAAATCATTCGTACCTCTATATTGCGACTAATTagtcacatagacacacactcacagacatacactcacagacacacactcacagacacacactcacagacacacactcaccagtAGACTTTGTTGTCTGAGATGATGACTATAACAGCAGAGACAGATATGGTGTAAGCAAGACAGTCCCTGAACAAAGGCCAACAGGTCAGCCGGCTGACCTAGGACAGAACGCACACAGCTTACCATCATAATACCACTGAGCTGTTCATGGTTGGGTCCTGTTAATATGCATGTGTACATGTAGGGACCTGAAGACTCCACACACATTGTAACACAGTGGCAGAATTGTGGTAATTTTTAGGTTTAGGCGTTActggttaggtttatggttagcATTATGAGTTAGGGCTGGGTTAAGTTTAGCCATAAAAGGGAAGTTATTTAGGTTTAGGTTGAGGGAGTAGGGAATATGGATTTCAGGGTCAGTGTCTCAGGTCCCAAcaaggatagaaagacaaatgtgagagtgtttgtgtgtatgtgtgtgtgtgtatgtgtgtgtatgcataccACTCTGGTTAGAAGTCCACAAGCAGCACAGATTCCCAGGAGGTTGTAGACAGCTGATCCTACTATGGTGCTCACACCAATGTCTCCCTTTGTTACAAATACACCTGGGAGAtcagaccaaacacacacacacacacacacacacacacacacacagctgttaaCATATGATGATGAGGTTTACAGAGAAGTCCTGGTATTGTCCCTTATTCCAGTAATGAAGTGGCGTATGTTAGTTACCCAGAAAGGCAGTGACCAGTTCTGGAGCAGAGCTCCCTGCTGCCATGAAGGTGGCTCCTGCTACATCCTGAGACAGACCCAGACCTGTAGTTGAGACCGAGAAATGGTGGtgtcaacaaacaaacaaacacacacccaaacatcaAGCCCAAACTCAGGACTACCCGGCCTGACCACTCCTCAGGACTACCCGGCCTGACCACTCCTCAGGACTACCCGGCCTGACCACTCCTCAGGACTACCCGGCCTGACCACTCCTCAGGACTACCCGGCCTGACCACTCCTCAGGACTACCCGGCCTGACCACTCCTCAGGACTACCCGGTCTGACCACTCCTCAGGACTACCCGGCCTGACCACTCCTCAGGACTACCCGGCCTGACCACTCCTCAGGACTACCCAGCCTGACCACTCCTCAGGACTACCCGGCCTGACCACTCCTCAGGACTACCCGGTCTGACCACTCTTCAGGACTACCCGGCCTGACCACTCCTCAGGACTACCCGGTCTGACCACTCttcaggactacctggcctgacATCTCCTAGTTTGTccaagtccacctggttgtgctgcAGCCCACCTGTCTATATTGGCTGATCGTCTGAGCATGTAAAGGTATTGATGATCGATTTGGCCTTAAAAGGTCATTCATTCCAGGTCACCCCTCAGTATCTGGCTGCCCTCTAGATTTCTCCCTAGGTTCTGACCTTTCTAGGGACGTTTTTCTAGCCTCTGTTCTCCAACATCTTATTGCTTCCTCTTTGAGTTTTAGACCGGGTGTCTATATAAGCAATTTGTGATGAGTGCCGACAGTGTGGAccttataaaatatatttaattgattgaCTTAGCTATAGAAATGGGGACCCTAACCCTTTAGcctcattcaaaatgtaaaccTATGCTTAGCACACATGCTTATCAACAGGCAGTTTTTAGTATTACTATATATTGGAGCATCTACAGATGGACACTCAAACTAAAGCATATCTATGGAACATATActggtcaaacacacacagacaacttaCGGTCACTGATAAGTTCCAGAGAAGGTAGGAAGTAGTCATCACAGACTATAGAAACCGCCAGCAGCATGTAAAATATGATTATAAAATATATGACCAGTCCTCCATCCTTCCTCTCCTGCACTGTGAAAAAGCCCTCTGGAAACTCAGAAGACTGAGTAGTGACACACTCCGTTTCATTCTCtgaaacaacacacaccatGTCGCACACTGTCATAAGAAAAGAGATGCAGAAATGCTGTTGCACAAAATGTGTCCTTTGAGAATGATAAACATTTAACGTGATAAAGCAACAGCATGGCAACGTCACAATGAGAAGAACTTCAGTGAGAAGAACAGGTCTGTAGAAGTATTAACCATAACAGCATGACTGTTCCCACGCGGAACAGCAACATCACGAGAGTTAGTTCCTTGAATCACTTTGGTGACCACCATTTGATACGCATACATGGTCACCCATTACTGGGTTAATATAATAGATTACCGCACTTGACTGGGAGTTGGAAACACTCACCAAGCGCCCTGCG is from Esox lucius isolate fEsoLuc1 chromosome 2, fEsoLuc1.pri, whole genome shotgun sequence and encodes:
- the slc24a5 gene encoding sodium/potassium/calcium exchanger 5 isoform X2, with the protein product MYKDVRHRKNRKEFIPYFLGLVVVLYCTVHLVSFTATAAQDDSRFNRVRRALGLGLSQDVAGATFMAAGSSAPELVTAFLGVFVTKGDIGVSTIVGSAVYNLLGICAACGLLTRVVSRLTCWPLFRDCLAYTISVSAVIVIISDNKVYWYDAACLLLIYGVYIVVLCFDLRISEYVLRRFSPCCTCLGKASEEPSETQPLVDTTLRVPRRSRSDSGIFQDDSGYSRLSLSLHGLNEIAEDHKSVFSMPENDLKRILWVLSLPVIVILYLTIPDCRRRYWKKWFLFTFFMSAVWISAFTYLLVWMVTVVGQTLGIPDTVMGLTLLAAGTSIPDTVASVMVAREGKADMAMSNIVGSNVFDMLCLGLPWFIKTVFVDTVNPVEVNSTGLVYISGTLLLSIVFLFVSVHINGWKLDWKLGIVSLFCYIIFATLAILYELGIIGNNPVRLCGN
- the slc24a5 gene encoding sodium/potassium/calcium exchanger 5 isoform X1, with product MYKDVRHRKNRKEFIPYFLGLVVVLYCTVHLVSFTATAAQDDSRFNRVRRALENETECVTTQSSEFPEGFFTVQERKDGGLVIYFIIIFYMLLAVSIVCDDYFLPSLELISDRLGLSQDVAGATFMAAGSSAPELVTAFLGVFVTKGDIGVSTIVGSAVYNLLGICAACGLLTRVVSRLTCWPLFRDCLAYTISVSAVIVIISDNKVYWYDAACLLLIYGVYIVVLCFDLRISEYVLRRFSPCCTCLGKASEEPSETQPLVDTTLRVPRRSRSDSGIFQDDSGYSRLSLSLHGLNEIAEDHKSVFSMPENDLKRILWVLSLPVIVILYLTIPDCRRRYWKKWFLFTFFMSAVWISAFTYLLVWMVTVVGQTLGIPDTVMGLTLLAAGTSIPDTVASVMVAREGKADMAMSNIVGSNVFDMLCLGLPWFIKTVFVDTVNPVEVNSTGLVYISGTLLLSIVFLFVSVHINGWKLDWKLGIVSLFCYIIFATLAILYELGIIGNNPVRLCGN